tttgtcccctgTTCTGATATAAAGATGAAGAAGCACAAGCTAGTCAGTTACTTAAGCAGGTCAGAGGGGTCGACACTAACACCTGATGTGGACCACTATAAATCAATCAACCAGTTTAATGAGGTATGGTTGTTTTGGGCCTGAAATAATTAAGTCCAACAAGAATCAGTGGCAGTGAGAACCATGTCGATGGGACATTGTGAGTCTTTGtaaagtgaaaaaatgtattgtaaatgtgttttttcattgaTTTCTAAGTGGATATACTGATGCTTATCCTTGAAAGATCATGGAGAAACATCCATCTTTGTAAAGTGTAGGTTCTgttcatttttacagtgtatgatGTCTACGTCTTCTAGTTtgacagaaaaatgattttgagATTAAGGGGTACGGATTTTGACACAGATTGCGTCCCTGGGGTGCAAAGGGTTAATTTTATCTCACACAATAGTGATACTGAGGCAACGTGTAAAAATCTGCCACCAAATCAACTGACACATAAAGATACACTCACTACGCTTAATTTGACTGTTGTCAGTGATGAGGAAGACGATATTAACAAAACAGTCCTATTGCTGACTTGTAAACTTGTTAACTAGACTTTACCGTTCCAGGAGGCCAACATCTTGGTGTCCAGATGTGGGCGTGGCCgactcttcctcacttctgcCATTTTGCCTCTAGCGGAGGCCAGCAGCTCGTTGACTTTCCCGACACTGATGCCAAAGCGAGCAGCCGTTAACTCCACTGAATAACGCACGATCAGCACATTCTGGCCCTGCAGCTCCCCGTGGGGGTCCTGGCAACACACAGTACAGAGGGTGTTCACAGACATGAGCTCATACTGACTGCAACAGCTGTGATGTTAGTACCGTAATGGACAAGCTTTAACAACTTAAAAAGCtatttgaattaaataaaaagtaagtTTATCATTGTGTAAACATTTTGATGTATCTGAtcatataaatactgtaatCTCAGTATAGTTGCACTTCATTTTTATAAGTGTCGCTCCATCCATCTGCCAGCCTTTCATCTCTACTTGCAATCCCAGCAAGGGACGCAGTGGCTACacatgatataaaaataaaattatatatatttatacacacaatGCAGTACAACCAAGCCCACCTGTTCTAGATCAACATTGCCTTGCTCCTTGACCCCATAGTGGTGCATGAAGATGTCCGCCTGTGTGGCAGATCCAGTGGCGCCCTCGACCACATCTGGCAAAAGCTCCCGAACTTCTGAGGCTGTCCAGACGCAGAAAGCCCCCTCACGCTTCTCTGGTCCCCCTGATGCTGGGACAGAGTCTGCATCCTCTGCACTGTAGAAGCCCCCAGACTGTTTCAGGGAATAGACGAGAATGGAGGAGGTGGAAGGAGAGTGAGAACTGCTATTCAATAGCAAGCTGATTTGAGATATAAGTATAGGACTTATGAGCTATGTAAGGTATATGCAGCAGCCTTCAGATTTCACAGTAAGCAGTCGGTGCAGTCACATGGTGCGTGAATTATGATGGATAACTATCCGAGAACATGCACATGATTGTGAGAGTTGTGTCACAAAACGCAATAGTCAAGGTTTTCTTTGTTCAAAAAAGCCTGGATTTAAGACCAGTGTCTCCTATACATAGGTTCACACACCATAGAGTACATCTGTACATCACTGAAGCAAGGTGAGAGGTTTGGAGGTCAGcacaaacaagattttcagcAGGTGATGAGTTAAAGTGAAACATATGAAGCATTTTACAACTGACACCGAAAAGATTAAAACAACCGCAGGTCAAGAAGACTCAGAAATCTTCATTACAGGACTGTTTTTCACCAAACAGCTCACCAGAAACCATCTAAATCTCAAATTAAGACCTGAAATGACCAATCTGACAGTAATCCATTCATCAGTTAACACCTTTCAAGGGTCTGAGAACTGTGTACACAATGTCACTCATGAATGCCCTCTCTTTGGGCTTACACAAATATCATTTAAAGTCTTGAAATTACATTCTGACAGGAATCAATGAATCTATCAATACCTTTAAAAGAACCTGACTATACAGCGTGTCATGTAAGTCTTCTCTCAGAGACTGCCCCGGGTACAATATCTTTACAGTCATGCGTGAGAATTCGGAGATTCTACCTCAGTGAGTGAAGATCCCAGTCATTGTAGCACAAAAGAAACATACAGTCTATAGTAAATTACCTTTCTGGTGTTAattcattagtgtataattacATAATAAATCTTGAAGAATATGATGATTACAGCGAGTGTGGTTTTAATTGTGTGCCCCGTTCCCTGCTGTTAACTCATtaatcaaaaggaaaaaaaggggtTGACCCTTAGAGGAGAGCAAGGGTTTAAGAGGCTATTTGTCAGGTCCCACCCCTTGCCCTCGAGGATGTATGAACACAAAGACGtgcatgcgcgcacacacacacgggctaGCACATATTTATTATCTCCTGGTGGAATTTACAGTTAATGTTCGTGCTTTGTCAGCAGAGGATACAGATGCTGTGACAGCAGGCCACAGTTTGTATTGCTCTACTTTTATTAATCTTCCATTGCCAACACGCATTCCCCAACACTAAATTAACACAAACTATAACCCACACCTCACCCCGGCCTAAATCTAATCGCAACGACCATTCTACACCTTCAGAATGCTTAACAAACCACCAAATGTACTGGGTACTGTAAGTGTTCTTGCTTCAAAGCACTGTTCCCACCTGGGATCCCTGATGTGAGGCTTTTCACAATAACAAAGGTTTAGCCTGggtgaaagttgttttttgctttaatttaacTGTATTGCATTTAAAagctcatacagtatgttaactGGAATACTGTACATATCCTTTTGACTGAAAGATATTAGCTGAGATTTTACCTACACAATAAGTGCAGCTCATGTCCAAATGTGGCAAATTTTACATACTCTGGTAATTGATCGTTTTCACGGCACAGCAGTTAAGAAAACATTGTGTTTCAGTCTAACAGATTGATTGCAACACTTATTAAGTCTGAGGTGAAGCTAAACCTGAAAGGTTAGGCTGGTCTGAAGGGATAAGTTTCCATGACAACTTAGGTCAGACTTATTTAAACCTCCTTTATGAAACAGAATATCCTGATAATAAGCATTGCTTATATAGTAAACTTTATAAAACACCCCTCTGGTCTCCACAAGACCAGTAACACAAaggcatgcacacatacacacacagaagcaccAACAAGGCTGTAGATGATTCACCTTGTCACTCAGGTCTCTGGAGACATAGACCAGTATGTCCTTAGCCACATCTGCAAACAACTGCTCACCTGATAcctggaagagaaaaaaaaaacacatagcaAACACCTGCTTAGAGTCACGATTCAACCTTAACATAACCTTTAAGATACTGTCATGTGATCTATATGCAGGATATTAATTGCAGCATCCAATGCAAATGCTGAGGTAGCCTCTATAACCTCATTAAACACaagcatgtatgtatgtgcgaATCTGTGTTTCAGTTTGCCTGCATGCTTGTGTCATAattaactttgtgttttttagtctTTGTCCACTCTGAAAAACAGGTCAGCCCAGCATACACTCATGAACTCATGAGGAAACTTATAGCTACACCTTGATCTAACACTGTCTGGTGCAGTGGAAACAGGTTAAAATCAGTTTGAGCCAATctacacctttaaaaaaaaaaattatttttcagtgaaaagtGCTAAAAACTGAGAACAACAAGCCTTAAGATTATCAAATTGTGATATGTTCCTCACTGTCACTTTGAGTGTTTGTATTTACtctgaagcaaaaaaaaaaaaaacacaaaaaaacatttgcccAGTTTCACACCACTGATTTTAGCTGACTGGGTTATATGGCAATAAATGACTTtgataagagagagagacagaatgatgGAGGGATAATTTCTCTGTCAGATACATAgagaacacaaatacacatctgATACAGAGacgatcacacacacacctgtgagGCAGTTATATAGGCTACAGCCAGCTGAGCCTGGTCATACAACATCTTTTCAAAGTGGGGAACGTGCCAGGAGGAATCTGTGGAGTAACGATGAAAAccctgagagagagagccatAAAGAGAGCAATGAAAAAGATGTATTACTTTACTTCCCACATACTTTCTAATAATACTACCATTTAGCTTAACTTGTCTATATTACAACAGCCAATACCACATTGCCTGTCCTCCAACTTAAACATATCTGACCTGAACTGAGAGGGAAGAACCAAAGTAGCTCACAATTCATAACAATAGAGTGCAAAAGTTCAAGCTCATACagagaaacatacagtagagcTGTGAGTGTGTCTGCAAGTATGAACCTGTGCAACATGGTCATGGATGCCTCCCAGCGCCATCATGCGGAGTGTGTGCAAGGCCATCTGGAGAGCCTCGACCCCCTCTGAGGTGGATCGATTCACAGACCAGTAAGACATGAGGAACATCAGATTCACTgtggagggagagaaacagacagaggagagagagaaggagaagagagattGTGAGGTCCTGCATAGATGAAATCAGATAGATGACCACTGTGGCTCATGTTGCGTCTACCTGGTGTGGGGAACTTGGGAGCATCTCTGAAGCCTCCGTACTCCTCCTCGTAAGAATGGGCCAACTGCTGGAAGCAGCGATTAGCGACGTCCGGAGCCAGTGGAGGACTCTGCCCTGGGTTTGCAGCGACGGCCGTGCCTTTCTTCAGAGCTTCGAGGATCCTGTCTCCGCTGGACTCCAAATTAGAACGGTTATTCTGCCACTGTGGAACGCAAGTCATACTTTATGGCAGTGACGACAAAGACAGGTCATGAGGGcgaagacaaaaaacacaaaatttaaaTTCCTGAGAAGACTAAATATCACACAAGTCAACTAgaattcagttttctttcctcttgtATTGTACACACATTTGGATTTACTTTCTTCTCCACAATTGCGAAACTTCAATATTCTTTACGTGTATTCTTTAGATGAGCCAAACACAGGAGGTAAAAGAAACATTCAGACAACCGTCCCCATCCCCCCCAACCATATTTTAAACTCTCACTACCTGATCCATGATTCGGGTGAGGACTGTTATGAGCCCAGGTCTTCTTGCGTGGTCTCTGGGTGGAAAGTAGGTGCCTCCAATGAATGGTCGAAGGTCAGGGGTCAACCACACACTCATGGGCCATCCTCCACCTCCACTTGTTGCCTGGAGACAATGGAAACCCGAAATCATGACAGATTACTGGCGGAGAAAAGTTACAGGAGGCTTGTGCATGGAAACCTTGGCCTAAATGTGAATACACGCACCTGCACAAAGGTCATGTAGACCTTGTCCACATCAGGTCTCTCTTCTCGGTCTACTTTGATGCAGACAAAGTTGTCACTAAGGATTTTGCCAATTTCCTCGTCCTCGAAAGACTCCCTTTCCATGACATGACACCAGTGACATGTTGAGTAGCCCACTGATGGTCAGGGAGACAGACATTCGCAGGAAACAGATGTTTCATTCCCATTACAACCACAACTAAATGAAGTCAGCATGAAATCATGAGAAAATTTCAATTTCCAACTGGTATCTAGAGGTATGTCTAGTTACACAGAGTAATATCTATTTTAAACACAAGGAAAACATAAGGGAATTCAAAGTGAAACTGCCCCAAAATGAAATGCCTATCAATGTCAGGTGTGAAAGGGATCTCTTACCTGATAAAAAGATCGGTTTGTCTTCATTCTTTGCTTTGTCAAAAGCATCTTGTCCCCATGGATACCTGAAACAAATATGACATTAGGCTTATGTCAGCTTTCAGAAATGTGTGCGCCTATCTGTAGCTTAAGACACTCACCAGTCCACAGGGTTGTGTGCATGCTGTAGCAGATAGGGCGACCTCTCCTTTGCCAACCTGTTGGTGTGTCTGTGAGGGGAGGATGATGGCCCTTCACCCCCTGATGCCATGCTCATAAAGACAGGTGAActagacacacaaacattaaagaaaaaataaccgGAGACAGAAGTTTTTTAGATTCATTATCTTGCTACTTCATACTTTCTGGCATGAATGAAAAGTTCTCCtgggttttcttttttgtgagcAACACTGACAGCTATATATAAGAGAATGATTGCACTGTTCTTGTgttatcatttttcattaagTCGCTATGCTAATTTGGAATATGGTACCCCCCTGTTGGCTATGTTGTTCAGCTATAATTAATAGTGTGGCTGCATTTCGTTTAGGTGTTCCAGTCGCAAGGTTGTGCTATTATATACAGTGTGTTTGCTTACTGTCACGGCTTATAGGGACAGTTAAATGGCATGGAGCTATCATACATTAATGTTATTACTACACCTGTGCATTCCctgctgtgacaagtcaaaatgtgtgTTGTCAAAAAGGTAGCAATGCCGTCAtactacaaaaaacaacaaatctacGACAGTTAATACAGATAAGGGCAACTACGTGAAGCCTATTAGCTAACTgttcactttactgtaatacattAGTCTCCCTAAAGTTGTTTTAACCAGCATGCATACTATTACAACGAATCACGCTGCCAGCCAGCTAACACTGCACACAGCAGCTAGGTTACCCACTAACAGTTAGAGCTGCAGTGGCTGTACTGTGGCTCTTAGCCAGAGGAGTCATGTCGAATTACATTCAAAAAAATCGTAATTTAATTTGACTTTGCTTCTAGACAAAGGCTCATGccccagaaaacaaaactgaacacagTTTCCGAAATAAGAAATCATCCTTTTAAATTCGGCAGAAATAGCTATAACACATTAACCCGtctatctgttttgtttttatatgtatcCCACAAGGATTTAGCTAGATTTTGACGTTAGCAGTGATGGGTGGGGGGAGTACCAGGCAAACCGGTTATGAAAGCAAGcaatgtgctttacataatTGCTGGTTGTTGGCGTATGTAGCTATGCCgaattaaaatatgatgtatttaCATCTTccttaaatgtatttattcacaaGGGGTATCTGCGGACAATGGCTAACGTAAGAGACATGTTTACTTCTATGATTTTGCATTGGGGTTTCGCGTTCCTCTTCTTCGTCCAAAAGCACGTCCACAATCTACACAGTAACTGTCACACGGCAAGCAACATGACGCTTATCAACATTTGACGTTGcatcgttgttgttgttgctaagTCAGGCATGCTTGCTGCAACATGTCACAGTAAGCGTTACAGCTAGCGTTAGCTACACATTAGCCGCGGCGGCTTTACCTGAGACAGTAGGCCGGCGGGGGATGGAGGAGCGCTGACTTGTCGCTTGGTGGGTGGGGAAATGGTCTGAAACACCTTATGTTGCTCCCAGAGCTCTGCTGTGGTCTCTCCCCTCGCCGACAAGCTGCAGTTAGAAGACGCGCAGGCTCCACACGGCTATTTTTGGACGTCGACCGACGCCATGCTAGTCTTAACATCCTAATCCACTAACTGCTTACTTAAGCGAACTAGCGCACAGTTACTTTGTTGACACTGACCAGCCAAAACTTCCAGGCATGAGATGAACATTTTATTGCAGTACTATAAAGTGACACACGATGGCGCGACAACAGGACAGAGACACAAGAAAATCATAGTGTATGATGGTtctctcaaatacatccattaTTTGAGAATATGAGAGTGATGCAGAGGAAAAACTATCAAAGATTTATtgtaagaagaaaagaaatgagacAGGCTCCCACGATTCTCTCACATGTTGGGAAATATTGAGCTTTATGACCGTTGAGACAAAATCATAACGAGTCACTAAGTCTGAGGCCACAATGTTCATGGATGTTGTGCCAGCTTGCTGTTGCAACCACTTCACCAGCTTTGGTAGACTCCTTTGTATGACTTTGGCAAGGTTGTCACAGGGGCGAAGGATGTACTTGAGCGTGCTGGCATCATTCGGCAGTGTCAGGTTCAAGCCACATACAAAGAAACCTGCAAAGGGAAGGAAAATTAAAGCTCAGCAGTCATTTCATATAACAGACCATAGattcttttaaaataacattgcaCTTGTATTATCAAGGATGAAATTACACATAAAGAATGTTTCATAGCGTGACATATAATAGGCCTAAATGCCGTTTGGTGATAACAAGCATTATTGGCTCTCTTGGAAACCAAACTCCTTGCCCATAAACTTAACCTCAACCCAGTGATGTATAGGAACAGATAAAACTTACGGTTAGAAGGCTTATCCGTTTCcaaaatttgatttttgattcaACTTTTGCATGGTTCATAGTTTTGCTGTAGTTATAAGTTATTTTACTCCACATCTCGGGGTGCTGATTTGCCGGATAATCATATGAGATTATGACATTTCTCCCCTGTTCCCAGCAGCGCTTCAGGGTAAGGATGTACTGTTGTGATACATTGAAAGGTTTGATTTTGGAAGTGGTAGGTCAAGTTTCTTTTACTCAGATATGTTTAATTTGTTGAtcttaatgaaaaaaatctatataCCTTTCTGAGAAAGCGTTTGTCTCCAAACAAGGTCTTGATGAAGTTAATGAGATGGTTGTGGAGGTGCTCTTCAATCTTTTTGCCAGACCCTCTGAAGTTGGAGAAAGCCAGGATGAGGATCTCTTTGGGGTTCCTCTCTGCCCAGTCATTTATGTCCTTAAGAACAGTCTGATCACAGTGGCAGAATGGTAGTTCTTAATACAGTTGCCATTAAATTATctcttgtctgtctcttttGCTTTGATACACAGTTTCCATTGCTATTAGTAATTGGTCTAACTTTACCATATTCATGGCCttagccaggattttagaaatattgaATCACGAATTTaagtatattattacattatgagctccagttattacattttttatgatttttttaccCAGCTTATAATGTAATAACcagccaataatgtaataacttattacattatgtgcatTATGAGTCATTACCATATTATATTAACggcagttattacattattggccTCTACAAGCCCTGATCATGTTCACTCTCGTTCTGCATCGCCAAACAAGATTGggtattttttcatttcctgtttgaaGTCATTGATACTGAGAGCTGAGAATGAATAATCCTGATACCACTGATGACTAATAATACACAAAGCTTGATTTGCTCCtaaatatttattgatgtattcagtacatactgtacaagtgCTGAGAAGAGGCAGTCTTAACCTCCACATCAGTCCGAGTGCACAGCCCATGGTAAAAGTATAGCCTTGTGGGATCAGTGTCGTTTGGTTTGCGAGCGATCCTCAGGTCAAAGTAGCGGACACCAGCATCCAGTTGCTTTGTGATGGTCTCTTCCTGCATCACAAGGCACTACAACAGTCAAAGAAACACTCCTCTCTCTATTTCTTATATGTACAAATACATTCAGTACTGGCAGGTTTTAAACTCCACTTACTGTACCTGAGTGACTGCCCATTTGCGCACTATTTTACGAGCACAGTAAATCTTGCTGAATCTTTTCAGTCTGTCAGGCTCTATTATAGAAGAGTTGATGTCCAAGTCATAACTCATTGAGTCATGGCTACCTAGGAattaccaaacacacacacacacacacacacacacgtcatagCAATATTACTGTTTCAATAAACCTAATATCATTGATGCCCTGTGAAATCCCACCACCAAATTTGAAACGTGAAACATCTCAAGTTCAACTTGCAAAATTTTACAAATACAATGCTTTGTAACAAAGAATGAAAAATTTGTCATTGAAAAGGCAGATAGGAAGGTCAAAAGTTTAGAGGAACACCACTTACCCTGCCAGTGTAATTCCCAGCCTTCTTGAAGATTCTTTCTTAGCTCAGATTTCACAATGAAAAAGTGTACAAGGAACTGAAATAATTATAACACTAAATTCTCTTTTGCTTCTTATTAGGAGGCTACTGTATGCAAGCTACATTTCTTTCTACACCACAGTGCATACAGTGACAAAAGTGTATCCACTGTAGTCATACAGGTTTTTGTCAATGGGACGCCCAATGTATGAGGAAATCTAACAATAGAACTGGCTCTGACTAGAATGTTTGATAAAGATGTGGATATGGAGCTTGAGTGAAACTTCCTCATACCATCAAAGGTCTTATAAATCCAGTTGATATAATGAGAAAAGAGCATCCTCTCTGCTTGTGTGTGAATGACAATTAGACCAGGTTGTAGACCAAAAGCAAGACTTAatcactaaataaataaatgtacttgTGAAAACACTACACTGCAGCTAAGGTTGGTTATAGGAAAAGAAAGCACTATGAACCTGAAATGCAATGTAAGTGGGATAAAATCAGAAATGACAGTAAAAATACACTGCAAATGCGATTAGTAATTTTATTGTAATAACATGAGTTTGAGTGATAATTTCTTGATGTCACCATAGGTGAACATTGAGAACATCTGCTTGAATTATCAGTCATTCACCCAAAACTGAGGGACTGTTAATTAGACACTTTAGACAGAATCAGATATACTTGATTAACACAAGTGCAGGACAAAATTCATTAGTGATCACTATTAGGGGTATATGTATATGGAACAGTTACAGGCCACGAGGCATgtacacatttttctttcattgggAATTGTTTAACTTTAATCTTATGTAGGTTAATTACACCCTAAAGCCAGaatatgacaaaataatctaaactTTAAGGCCCACTTGTTAACTTTAatcagtgaggaggaggatagagagagaggaacatgCAACAGTTCAAGGGGCAGTTAGAGGCAAGTTACAAGCGGATGATGAGGATCCGATCCCAACTTGACTTAAGGCAAGTATAGCAGCCCAGTGGGACTCCCTTACATGGCTAAACTGTTGGAGCATCTTGCCAGAGTCTCTTCAAAAAAGTCACCCAAAGGACATGGGTATGACAACACACTTCAGAGGAGCATGCCATCAGTGAAATGGCAAGGAACCTGAAGAAGAGACTGAATGGACACTGGAAACAGACAACATCAGCTGTCTGTAATCATGGCCTGTCTTTGACCAGGACAGTGACCacctttgaacagagccagaGGTTAAAATCTCCCTCTTCCATAAATGACCACTTATTATCACATGACTGAAGTTTCACACTGAGGTCATGTGGAGACATCTGAGCCAGCTCCATTCACCGAAGGAGACTGTGAGTAAGTGTGCCTTTGACCTATTTTGTTGGATATACTATTcccaaaggtcaagaatgaacttcaATGTTCAGAGACTATGTAAGTTATGAAAAATGGGATGCCACATACATTCTCtaacaaacaacattttgaactcataagcaataaaacacaccctTGTTCCATTCAGTAAAGGGATTTACTGCTAcagccttacttggtctggtataACCAGTAGCTTATaatggctaatgttagctaatgttggCATACattggatacatttttctgtgtaactgacattactcATTCAGTTAATTCACTGAATTTATGATTCTTATCTACTTATCTACTCTCTCTACTTATGCCACCAGGTTATGTTTTAGCATTTACCATTATACCATATTTGCTATTGTGACCACAGTAGCCGCTTATAGTTAGCTAATAGCTTTAAGTACACTAATCATTATGTAACACATCATGGACTTAATGTGCAGTGTGCAGGACAGAGGAAAAATGTTTAGAACAGTCTGCATTGTTGAAGAGCAATCTgttgaatatactgtacaataagTTTGACAATCTATTATAAAAAGTTTTTCTGTTGCATACGTTATGTGTAATGTTATAGTAGCAGATTTTATAATAGCTTATTGTTGACACAAATTAACAACCATGTCTATTTCTTGTACAATTTCACAACAAAACGCCAGTCAAATTGATTTAACTCTTTATtatgttttgggaaatttggTCATTTACAGGAAAACTTGCATATCATGGCAGAAGCACTGTCAACCACTTATGCAGGAAATCTTACCATTACACTAAGATCTATACATGATTGTTACAAGGCTCTTTTATGAGATGACTTCAGGTTGATTATTTAGCCTTGGCCAGACCCACCATATTCTGGGCTCTGCTGAAGATGGAATAGTACTGTCTGATGAAGACATCACCCAGGATCCACAGGTTGTCACCTCCATTGCCAAAGCCAGTGCGACAGCCAAAGTAGCGAGACTGTGGGAGGGATTGAGGAGAAGAATTTCAGATGGAGTGGGAATACAGTGAGGTAAACAAACATAGAGTCCTGCAGGGAAACAAACACTTACCTGACGAACGTAGCCAGAGGCTGGGATGGTGAATTCCTGTCCTTGGATGTGGAAGACCACATCAGGCATTTGGCCAATGTTGTTACAGTTGACAATATTCTGAGAGCAGAGGCagtgagagaagaaaatgaaaggacAAGGGAAGAAAGAGAATCAAAACATTTGGTTTTACTAGTCAATTAAGTTTTACGATGACATCTCATTCAGTCCACCAACGTCCCTTTTGGTACTTACATCTCCGTTCTGGCTACTAGCTCCCACAAAGCTGTTGATGTTGCTGATGCTGCTCTGAGGTCCAACAATCAGAGAAGTGCCGGTGTCCACAATAGCCTGGCAGCCACCACTGCAAGCCACAACCTGACCATTGACGGTAACACTAGAAGGGACATACAATGCAGAATGTATCAGACAAACATCAGATGCATATGCCTACAGTATCACTTTGGTCTGGATTTTGGTGGACCTGTGATGCTGTATCTGTGGTTTTACCTGTCCACTGTGATCTGCCAGTACAGCTCGTTGGAGAGGGGGATCCAGGTGATGGGACCAGTGTAGTGGTTGGGGTCAGTACCACCAAAGGTCACCACACTGCCTTGCGCAGAGTGACTATAGAGGAGAGTGAGAGCTTACTGATAAACCTACTAGAAATCAACTGCTTCCTCAGTTTTAAAAGTTAGAAGGCTTTAAAAATCTGGTTATATACAGCCCAAAATCTATTCCTTTATGTAGATCAGACACTGCAAAGCTTTGGTTGTCCTTACGAGCTCAGGTACACGGAGAAGATGTCCTGGTTGACCAGGCCCTCCTTCATCATGTTGTCGAAGACAGGTGTAGCTCCAGAGGCAGACAGGCGTGGGTAGGCCAGGCCCAGGATACCATCAGCACGCATGTGCTGCATGAAGGGAGCTTCAGACTCACTCAGGCCGAAGATCTGGTTTCTCACAGCAAGTCCACCGACCTGACAGCCAAACATCAAGAGAGTACAGAGATTTACATCTCAAATAGGATCTTTTAAGTAGAAATCTGCACAACACCTTCTTTGGATTTTCAGATTTTGTTGACACACATGAATATAACCATGCAACAGATAtttaatcatgaaaaaaaattgtgtcttttttgtaTTAAACATAGTAGGACAGATTAGTAATCATTGTGTAAGAACAGTgagtaaatattcatttatttcagttcaaAGTGATTCTGTAGG
This sequence is a window from Thunnus albacares chromosome 20, fThuAlb1.1, whole genome shotgun sequence. Protein-coding genes within it:
- the spata20 gene encoding spermatogenesis-associated protein 20, encoding MLRLAWRRSTSKNSRVEPARLLTAACRRGERPQQSSGSNIRCFRPFPHPPSDKSALLHPPPAYCLSSPVFMSMASGGEGPSSSPHRHTNRLAKERSPYLLQHAHNPVDWYPWGQDAFDKAKNEDKPIFLSVGYSTCHWCHVMERESFEDEEIGKILSDNFVCIKVDREERPDVDKVYMTFVQATSGGGGWPMSVWLTPDLRPFIGGTYFPPRDHARRPGLITVLTRIMDQWQNNRSNLESSGDRILEALKKGTAVAANPGQSPPLAPDVANRCFQQLAHSYEEEYGGFRDAPKFPTPVNLMFLMSYWSVNRSTSEGVEALQMALHTLRMMALGGIHDHVAQGFHRYSTDSSWHVPHFEKMLYDQAQLAVAYITASQVSGEQLFADVAKDILVYVSRDLSDKSGGFYSAEDADSVPASGGPEKREGAFCVWTASEVRELLPDVVEGATGSATQADIFMHHYGVKEQGNVDLEQDPHGELQGQNVLIVRYSVELTAARFGISVGKVNELLASARGKMAEVRKSRPRPHLDTKMLASWNGLMLSAYARVGAVLGDKALLERAEQAGNFLKQHLWDAERQTILRSCYRGDKMEVEQISPPISGFLDDYSFIICGLLDLYEATLQTDWLKWAEELQVRQDELFWDEQGGGYFCSDPSDSTVLLQLKEDQDGAEPSANSVSASNLLRLSHYTGRQEWLQRSQQLLAAFSDRLTRVPIALPEMVRALMAQHYTLKQIVICGQRDAPDTTSLLAAVNSLFLPHKVLMLLEGDAESFLCQRLPALSSMSQQGGAATAYVCQDFTCSLPVNDPQELRRLLLDGHTQTQTE
- the LOC122970969 gene encoding PI-PLC X domain-containing protein 1-like — its product is MGCALGLMWRLRLPLLSTCTTVLKDINDWAERNPKEILILAFSNFRGSGKKIEEHLHNHLINFIKTLFGDKRFLRKVSLYVA
- the LOC122970644 gene encoding pepsin A-like; translated protein: MPDCRHPGFGVYRSAETMKLAFVMCAMVALSECLLQVPLEKGQSAREYLEEQGLWEEYRLKYPYNPMSKFDPSFAVAGEPMTNDADLAYYGIISIGTPPQSFKVIFDSGSSNLWVPSVYCNSAACNNHDKFNPSQSSTYRRNGRALRIQYGTGSMTGFLGYDTVTVGGLAVRNQIFGLSESEAPFMQHMRADGILGLAYPRLSASGATPVFDNMMKEGLVNQDIFSVYLSSHSAQGSVVTFGGTDPNHYTGPITWIPLSNELYWQITVDSVTVNGQVVACSGGCQAIVDTGTSLIVGPQSSISNINSFVGASSQNGDNIVNCNNIGQMPDVVFHIQGQEFTIPASGYVRQSRYFGCRTGFGNGGDNLWILGDVFIRQYYSIFSRAQNMVGLAKAK